One Alkaliphilus sp. B6464 genomic window carries:
- a CDS encoding valine--tRNA ligase has translation MENNLEKNYNPQAFEERIYKHWMDANYFKAKVDPEKQPFSIVLPPPNITGQLHMGHALDHTLQDILIRWKRMQGYEALWQPGTDHASIATEVKVVESIKEEEGLSKLDVGREGFLERAWKWKEEYGGRIVDQMKKLGDSCDWSRERFTLDEGLSNAVTEVFVKLYEKGLIYRGNRIINWCPECKTSLSDVEVEHDEKAGHFWHINYPIKDSDEVIEIATTRPETMLGDTAIAVHPEDERYKHLIGKYAILPLVNREIIIVADEYVDPKFGTGAVKITPAHDPNDFEVGLRHNLPQIIVMNDDATINAKGGKYAGMSRYEARKAIVKDLEEQGLLVKIKEHSHNVGQCYRCDTVVEPLTSDQWFVKMEPLAAPAIEAVKDGRIKFVPDRFSKTYLHWLENIRDWCISRQLWWGHRIPAYYCSDCGHLVVSKEAPTTCEKCNSNNFKQDEDVLDTWFSSALWPFSTLGWPEATKELEYFYPTDVLVTGYDIIFFWVVRMAFSGLEFMNEIPFKHVFIHGLVRDAEGRKMSKSLGNGIDPLEIIDQYGADALRFTLVTGNSPGNDMRFHMEKLESSRNFANKLWNATRFVLMNLDVDYIDKDSVEAELTVVDRWIISRLNKVSREITENMDKFELGLAVQKLYDFIWNEYCDWYIELVKPRLYGEDINKKRAAQYTLTYILENILKLLHPFMPFITEEIWQNLPTVKDSVIVAEWPKYKENEICSLAEEQMELIMNAIKSIRNVRAEMNVIPSRKAKLIALTTKDEIAKTILDNEEYFRTLASVSEIELAKSKDQIPSDAVSTVIQGAELFLPLDDLIDFEKEIERLEKEKSKLEGEIKRVVGKLSNEGFVSKAPAHLIEEEKQKQAKYEQMLNSVLERLESLKNRG, from the coding sequence ATGGAAAATAATTTAGAAAAGAATTATAATCCTCAGGCGTTTGAAGAACGTATTTATAAACATTGGATGGATGCTAATTATTTTAAAGCAAAAGTAGATCCAGAAAAACAACCATTCAGCATTGTTCTGCCGCCACCAAACATAACAGGACAACTCCATATGGGTCATGCACTAGATCATACACTTCAAGATATTTTAATTCGTTGGAAAAGGATGCAGGGTTATGAAGCATTATGGCAGCCAGGCACAGACCATGCAAGTATAGCAACAGAGGTAAAGGTAGTTGAAAGTATTAAGGAAGAAGAAGGACTAAGTAAGCTGGATGTAGGTAGAGAAGGATTTTTAGAAAGAGCCTGGAAGTGGAAAGAGGAGTATGGGGGAAGAATAGTAGATCAAATGAAAAAATTAGGGGACTCTTGTGACTGGTCTAGAGAACGATTTACATTAGATGAAGGACTTAGTAATGCAGTAACAGAGGTATTTGTTAAATTATATGAAAAGGGATTAATATATAGAGGAAATCGTATTATTAATTGGTGTCCAGAGTGTAAAACTTCTCTTTCAGATGTAGAAGTTGAACATGATGAGAAGGCAGGACATTTTTGGCATATAAACTATCCAATTAAGGATAGTGATGAAGTAATAGAAATTGCAACAACAAGACCAGAAACTATGCTTGGTGATACAGCTATTGCAGTACATCCAGAAGATGAAAGATATAAGCACTTAATTGGTAAATATGCAATTTTACCTCTAGTTAATAGAGAAATTATCATAGTAGCCGATGAATATGTAGATCCTAAATTTGGAACAGGAGCTGTAAAAATTACTCCAGCCCATGATCCTAACGACTTTGAAGTAGGACTAAGACATAATCTTCCTCAAATTATTGTTATGAATGATGATGCTACAATAAATGCAAAGGGTGGCAAATATGCAGGTATGTCAAGATACGAGGCAAGGAAGGCTATTGTAAAGGATTTAGAGGAACAAGGATTGTTAGTTAAAATTAAGGAGCATAGCCATAATGTAGGCCAATGCTATAGATGTGATACAGTAGTAGAACCTTTAACATCAGATCAATGGTTTGTAAAAATGGAACCTCTTGCAGCACCAGCTATTGAAGCTGTTAAGGATGGAAGAATTAAATTTGTTCCAGATCGTTTCTCTAAAACCTATCTACATTGGTTAGAAAATATTAGAGACTGGTGTATTTCTAGACAATTATGGTGGGGTCATCGTATTCCAGCTTATTATTGTTCTGATTGTGGACACCTAGTTGTTTCAAAGGAAGCACCAACTACTTGTGAAAAATGTAATTCAAATAACTTTAAACAGGATGAGGATGTATTAGATACTTGGTTTAGCTCAGCTCTATGGCCATTTTCCACATTAGGTTGGCCAGAGGCAACTAAGGAACTTGAATATTTCTACCCAACAGATGTATTAGTAACAGGATATGATATTATTTTCTTCTGGGTAGTTCGTATGGCTTTTTCAGGACTAGAGTTTATGAATGAGATACCATTTAAACATGTATTTATTCATGGACTTGTAAGAGATGCAGAAGGTAGAAAAATGAGCAAATCCTTAGGGAATGGTATTGATCCCCTTGAAATTATAGATCAATATGGAGCAGATGCATTAAGATTTACTTTAGTTACGGGAAATTCCCCGGGAAATGACATGCGATTCCATATGGAAAAATTAGAATCTAGTCGAAATTTTGCAAATAAGCTATGGAATGCTACAAGATTTGTATTAATGAACTTAGATGTTGATTATATTGATAAGGACAGTGTAGAGGCTGAACTTACTGTAGTAGATAGATGGATAATTTCTAGACTTAATAAAGTATCCAGAGAAATAACAGAAAACATGGATAAATTTGAGTTAGGTCTTGCTGTACAAAAACTTTATGATTTTATATGGAATGAGTATTGTGACTGGTATATCGAGTTAGTAAAGCCAAGACTTTATGGCGAAGACATTAATAAGAAAAGAGCAGCACAATATACTCTAACTTATATATTAGAGAATATTTTAAAACTGTTACATCCGTTTATGCCATTTATAACAGAAGAGATATGGCAAAATTTACCTACTGTGAAAGATAGTGTAATTGTAGCAGAGTGGCCTAAGTACAAAGAAAATGAAATATGCAGTTTAGCAGAAGAGCAAATGGAATTAATCATGAATGCAATTAAAAGCATTCGTAATGTTAGAGCAGAGATGAATGTTATCCCTTCAAGAAAAGCAAAGCTTATTGCTCTAACTACAAAGGATGAAATTGCTAAAACAATATTAGACAACGAGGAATATTTTAGGACTTTAGCAAGTGTTTCAGAAATTGAGTTGGCAAAAAGTAAAGATCAAATACCTTCTGATGCTGTATCTACAGTTATTCAAGGAGCCGAGCTGTTTTTACCTTTAGATGACTTAATTGACTTTGAAAAGGAAATTGAAAGATTAGAAAAGGAAAAGTCAAAACTAGAGGGAGAAATTAAAAGAGTAGTAGGTAAACTTTCTAACGAAGGATTTGTTAGTAAGGCGCCAGCTCATTTAATAGAGGAAGAAAAGCAGAAACAGGCAAAGTATGAGCAAATGCTAAACAGTGTGTTAGAAAGATTAGAATCACTAAAAAATAGAGGATAA
- the pgsA gene encoding CDP-diacylglycerol--glycerol-3-phosphate 3-phosphatidyltransferase → MNLPNILTTVRFMLIPLFVGVFFSPLEKSLLYSVIIFILAGITDVLDGYIARKYDVITKWGQAMDPLADKLMQLTVLICFTLKQFIPIWVISIYGIKEISMILGGIVLYTKKDKLVVPANSYGKIATIVFYIAILAIAFDFIYGKALIIIAALLTLYAFVRYALLGIQEIKKPPISGTPE, encoded by the coding sequence ATGAACTTACCAAACATATTGACTACCGTGCGTTTTATGCTTATACCATTATTTGTAGGAGTATTTTTTTCACCTTTAGAAAAAAGCTTATTATATTCTGTTATAATCTTTATTCTTGCAGGAATTACAGATGTTTTAGATGGATATATTGCAAGAAAATATGATGTTATAACTAAGTGGGGACAAGCTATGGATCCATTAGCAGATAAATTAATGCAGCTAACAGTACTTATCTGCTTTACATTAAAGCAGTTTATACCAATATGGGTTATAAGCATATATGGAATAAAGGAGATTTCTATGATACTGGGAGGAATTGTTCTATATACTAAGAAAGATAAATTAGTAGTCCCAGCAAATTCCTATGGAAAGATAGCCACTATAGTTTTTTATATCGCTATTTTAGCTATAGCTTTTGATTTTATATATGGTAAAGCCTTGATTATAATTGCAGCATTACTTACTTTATATGCATTTGTAAGATATGCACTCTTAGGAATACAGGAAATAAAAAAACCGCCAATCTCTGGAACACCTGAGTAA
- a CDS encoding ABC transporter permease produces the protein MITLIRNNFKLFFKSIYLALGFFIFSIVVNVYLIEGIYKLSIHKDALYYLIHSQKISIIYFVFFVFISYEYLVKSKNESILECFSVINNGKFELYFSKLAVLVITILIMTLNIMIYNYIVYFVMNVNSLPYAYHIFLNNFLNVFLVSFLGVCIGTVTSLYLKRFPAYLIMIFSTVLISPICEFVPYVLFMGFEVNIYPLREIFDILPPNLDWVEEELYGLSIEPYRWNLLIFWICFLSSFVLLKLSTKKYKLLNFVAIILLSFSLINLYSYTKPGSIVKKDYNPNSFVAFDELYYIKDVQKEENVEFNILAYDMDLTIGRQLHSDIKISLDEKEYLNSYKFTLYRNYNVEKILSKKNEILEFRREGDYLEVFNPTNEKLEEIRILYSGYSPVFYSNSQGVLLPGCFPYYPIEGYKKIYLKEQSVYIPIIRDDSIKFNVSIKSNLDIYSNLQKENNNFFGEAQAVTLIGGFVEEKNIGNNIFYGLTLEKLNTNALLDINNILQPYKNMFLENEELNITGKKIFQSPATFTSRVMDNGLVSFKDHIFVYSLNKENLIHDFLQSTIPQDIKKIEIKTIFFDYLLYKNRILNIPKEKLENNKSYKLHNLFLKKINELGEDYVLKNTYDFLRNKNDTRDSTTFIRDLTKGGS, from the coding sequence ATGATTACTTTAATAAGAAATAATTTTAAGTTATTTTTTAAAAGTATATATTTAGCATTAGGATTCTTTATATTTTCTATTGTAGTAAATGTGTATTTAATTGAAGGTATTTATAAATTGTCAATACATAAAGATGCACTATATTATCTAATTCATAGTCAAAAAATTAGTATAATTTATTTTGTTTTCTTTGTATTTATATCCTATGAATACTTAGTAAAAAGTAAAAATGAAAGCATATTAGAATGTTTTTCAGTGATAAACAATGGAAAATTTGAATTGTATTTTTCTAAATTAGCAGTATTGGTGATTACAATATTAATAATGACTTTAAATATAATGATATATAATTATATTGTATATTTTGTTATGAATGTAAATTCATTACCTTATGCGTATCATATATTCTTAAATAATTTTTTAAATGTTTTTTTAGTATCATTTTTAGGTGTTTGTATAGGGACTGTAACTTCATTATATTTAAAAAGATTTCCGGCATATCTTATAATGATATTCTCAACAGTTTTAATAAGTCCTATTTGTGAATTCGTACCTTATGTACTCTTTATGGGTTTTGAAGTAAATATATATCCACTTAGAGAAATATTTGATATTTTACCTCCAAATTTAGATTGGGTTGAAGAAGAACTATATGGATTGTCAATAGAGCCTTATAGATGGAACTTGTTAATATTTTGGATATGTTTTTTGAGTTCCTTTGTATTGTTAAAATTAAGCACTAAAAAATATAAATTATTAAATTTTGTAGCCATAATATTACTATCTTTTTCACTTATCAATTTGTATTCATATACTAAACCAGGTAGCATCGTAAAGAAAGATTATAACCCTAACAGTTTTGTGGCCTTTGATGAATTGTATTATATAAAGGATGTTCAAAAAGAAGAAAATGTAGAATTTAATATTTTAGCATATGATATGGATCTTACTATAGGCAGGCAATTACATAGTGATATAAAAATCTCCTTAGATGAAAAAGAATATTTAAATAGCTATAAATTTACCCTATATAGAAATTATAATGTTGAAAAAATACTTAGTAAAAAAAATGAAATATTAGAATTCAGAAGAGAAGGGGATTATCTAGAAGTATTCAACCCTACTAATGAAAAACTAGAAGAAATAAGAATTTTATATAGTGGATATAGTCCAGTATTTTATAGCAATTCTCAGGGAGTTTTACTTCCAGGCTGTTTTCCGTACTATCCAATAGAAGGATATAAAAAAATATATTTGAAGGAACAATCTGTATATATTCCAATAATAAGAGATGATAGTATTAAATTTAATGTATCCATAAAATCTAACTTAGATATTTACTCAAATTTACAAAAAGAGAATAATAATTTCTTTGGTGAAGCACAAGCGGTTACCTTAATTGGAGGTTTTGTAGAAGAAAAGAATATTGGAAATAATATTTTTTATGGCTTAACTTTAGAAAAATTAAATACAAATGCTTTATTAGATATTAACAATATATTGCAACCATACAAAAACATGTTTCTAGAAAATGAGGAACTTAATATTACTGGCAAAAAAATTTTTCAATCTCCAGCTACATTTACTAGTCGTGTAATGGATAATGGTTTAGTAAGTTTTAAAGACCATATTTTTGTATATAGTTTAAATAAAGAAAATTTAATACATGATTTCTTGCAATCTACTATACCACAAGATATTAAAAAAATAGAAATTAAAACTATATTCTTTGATTATCTTTTATATAAGAATAGAATTCTTAATATCCCTAAAGAAAAATTAGAAAATAACAAATCTTATAAATTGCATAATTTATTTTTGAAAAAAATAAATGAATTAGGAGAAGATTATGTTCTTAAAAATACTTATGATTTTTTAAGAAATAAAAATGATACAAGAGATTCAACTACATTTATTAGAGATTTAACAAAAGGAGGTAGTTAA
- a CDS encoding bifunctional folylpolyglutamate synthase/dihydrofolate synthase, with protein MNYQEALDYIHGTYKFGSKLGLENIKYLLSLLGDPHKKLKIIHVAGTNGKGSTSSYIHSILKEAGYRVGLYTSPYLEEFTERMRINGENIPKDKLANITAIVKEKIEGMVNEGKNHPTEFEVVTAIAFYYYAKENIDFLVLEVGLGGRLDATNVVEDPLLSVITPIGLDHTEYLGDTLDKIAYEKGGIIKENSLVLSYPQEAEVIDVFRNLCAERNSKLFVTSFNELTIHKSTIEEQVFSVNILGNVYDNIKIQLVGIHQIYNACTAIGAVEVLRKYRNINISDEAVLGGLYNAKWPGRFEVLQRDPVVIIDGAHNLHGAEALRKSIGALLKDYKITFVIGMLQDKDVEGVLKDLIPLMSKIIATRPANPRAMNAIDLADKLKVFGKETYVSEDIKEAINMAIEETEANEAIIFAGSLYMIGEVRKLLIK; from the coding sequence ATGAATTATCAGGAAGCCTTGGATTACATTCATGGAACTTATAAATTTGGTAGCAAATTAGGTTTAGAAAATATAAAGTATTTATTAAGCCTATTGGGTGATCCACATAAAAAACTAAAAATTATACATGTAGCAGGGACAAATGGCAAAGGATCGACCTCTTCATATATACACAGCATATTAAAAGAAGCAGGATATCGTGTTGGACTATATACCTCACCATACCTTGAGGAATTTACCGAAAGAATGAGGATAAATGGTGAAAATATTCCGAAGGATAAACTGGCTAATATAACTGCTATTGTTAAAGAGAAAATAGAAGGAATGGTTAATGAAGGGAAAAATCATCCTACGGAGTTTGAGGTTGTAACAGCTATAGCATTTTACTATTATGCTAAGGAAAATATAGATTTTCTTGTATTAGAAGTAGGGCTTGGTGGCAGATTGGATGCGACTAATGTTGTAGAAGATCCACTTCTATCTGTAATTACACCTATTGGACTGGATCATACAGAATATTTAGGAGATACACTAGATAAAATTGCATATGAAAAAGGCGGTATAATTAAAGAAAATAGCTTGGTATTATCTTATCCTCAGGAAGCGGAAGTTATAGATGTATTTAGAAATTTATGCGCGGAAAGAAATAGTAAACTTTTCGTAACAAGCTTTAACGAGTTAACCATACATAAAAGTACTATAGAAGAACAAGTTTTTTCAGTAAATATATTAGGTAATGTTTATGATAATATAAAAATACAATTAGTTGGAATCCACCAAATATATAATGCTTGCACAGCTATTGGTGCAGTTGAAGTTTTGCGTAAGTATAGAAATATTAATATTAGCGATGAAGCAGTATTAGGTGGGCTTTATAATGCAAAATGGCCAGGTCGCTTCGAAGTTTTACAAAGAGATCCGGTAGTAATTATTGATGGAGCACATAATCTACATGGTGCAGAAGCGCTTAGAAAAAGTATAGGGGCTTTACTAAAAGATTATAAAATTACTTTTGTTATAGGAATGCTTCAAGACAAGGATGTGGAAGGAGTGCTTAAGGATCTTATACCTTTAATGAGTAAGATTATTGCTACAAGGCCAGCTAATCCAAGAGCTATGAATGCAATAGATTTGGCAGATAAGTTAAAGGTATTTGGAAAAGAAACCTATGTAAGTGAAGATATTAAGGAAGCGATAAACATGGCTATTGAAGAAACAGAAGCAAATGAAGCAATTATTTTTGCAGGGTCACTTTATATGATAGGAGAAGTAAGAAAATTATTAATTAAATAA
- a CDS encoding ABC transporter substrate-binding protein — protein sequence MIHKKYLSFLIVLLMITTMILSGCSGKTKLTKIQVMEVTHSVFYAPHYIAVTEGFFEEEGLKVEIIDGKGADKTMAALLSNQVEIGFMGPEASIYVYNQGKEDYAINFAQLTQRDGSFIVAREPNPNFKLEDLRGKELLGGRKGGMPNMTLEYVLKKNGLVPGKDLNVRTDIQFDVMAGAFAGGEGDYTTLFEPVASLMEKEGKGFVVASVGEESGYIPYTAYSAKKSYIEKNPDIIQKFSNAIYKGTLWVESHSAEEIAKSLQPHFPDADLDVLANVADRYRSIGAWAPDLIMTEEGLNRLQDVMTEAGELNQRVPYDKVVTTKFAEEAMKNK from the coding sequence TTGATACACAAAAAGTATCTTAGCTTTCTAATTGTTTTGCTAATGATTACTACCATGATCTTATCAGGATGCAGTGGTAAGACAAAACTTACTAAAATACAAGTAATGGAAGTAACCCATTCCGTATTTTATGCACCCCATTATATCGCAGTTACTGAAGGGTTCTTTGAAGAAGAAGGGTTAAAGGTCGAGATTATAGATGGTAAAGGTGCTGATAAGACCATGGCAGCTCTATTAAGTAATCAAGTGGAAATTGGCTTTATGGGTCCTGAAGCTTCAATCTATGTTTATAATCAAGGTAAAGAGGATTACGCTATTAACTTTGCCCAACTAACTCAACGTGATGGCTCATTTATAGTGGCTAGAGAGCCAAACCCTAATTTTAAATTAGAAGATCTTAGAGGAAAAGAACTACTTGGTGGACGTAAGGGCGGAATGCCTAACATGACATTAGAGTATGTTTTAAAGAAAAATGGCTTAGTACCTGGTAAAGACTTAAATGTACGTACCGACATTCAGTTCGATGTAATGGCTGGTGCCTTTGCTGGTGGAGAAGGGGATTACACAACACTCTTCGAGCCAGTAGCATCTTTGATGGAAAAAGAAGGTAAAGGATTTGTAGTTGCTTCAGTCGGAGAAGAAAGTGGATATATTCCTTATACAGCATACAGTGCCAAAAAGAGCTATATAGAAAAGAATCCTGATATAATACAAAAGTTTAGTAATGCAATATATAAAGGGACGCTATGGGTTGAAAGTCATAGTGCGGAAGAGATAGCAAAGTCGCTACAACCCCACTTTCCAGATGCTGATTTAGATGTATTGGCCAATGTAGCAGACAGATACCGTTCTATAGGCGCTTGGGCTCCAGATCTTATAATGACAGAAGAAGGTCTGAATAGGCTTCAAGATGTCATGACAGAAGCGGGAGAGCTAAACCAGCGAGTGCCATACGATAAAGTTGTTACTACAAAATTTGCAGAAGAGGCAATGAAAAATAAATAG
- a CDS encoding YncE family protein yields the protein MKCLSNDTLIISNFSDDSISVIDLVGGREIQRIKLCYNGQRSSSSQFGPHHIALDERSKLLYVPNSWHSSVSVVDLISEKIIDTIFVGSCPSQVILCPKYNHIYVANTDSNSLSILSMDNLKLIIQLPTGEMPHGMAMTNDQERIFIGNYGSGEITEIETRTNERLKNHKVKCNPWHLRIDASGEFLFAVNYSDQFSRKGKVVIYETKTLKEIKTITIGKMPVEATSDKTNEYLYITDSDMSCVHIYDIQNNKYSGEIKVNSMPHGIELDSEKGRLFVTSIQKNTVDIVDTHTRKVIQSISVGKEPTSIIKKSFN from the coding sequence ATGAAGTGTTTATCCAATGACACTTTAATCATTTCTAACTTCTCCGATGATTCTATTTCCGTTATAGATTTAGTCGGAGGAAGAGAAATCCAAAGAATTAAATTATGCTATAATGGACAACGCTCTTCATCTTCACAATTCGGGCCTCACCATATTGCTCTGGATGAAAGAAGTAAACTTTTGTATGTCCCTAATAGCTGGCACAGTAGTGTTTCTGTAGTAGATTTAATTAGTGAGAAGATAATTGATACTATCTTTGTAGGAAGTTGCCCAAGTCAAGTTATCCTATGCCCCAAATACAATCATATATACGTGGCAAATACGGATTCTAATAGTCTGTCGATTTTAAGTATGGATAATCTGAAATTAATTATACAGCTTCCTACAGGAGAAATGCCTCACGGTATGGCTATGACAAATGATCAGGAGCGCATTTTTATAGGTAATTATGGTTCTGGCGAGATAACTGAGATTGAAACTAGAACAAACGAGAGACTTAAAAACCATAAGGTGAAATGTAACCCATGGCATTTAAGAATTGATGCTAGTGGTGAGTTTTTATTTGCAGTTAATTATAGTGATCAATTTAGTCGAAAAGGAAAGGTAGTTATTTACGAAACAAAAACATTAAAAGAAATAAAAACAATAACTATTGGCAAAATGCCAGTTGAAGCAACTAGTGATAAAACAAATGAATACTTATATATTACAGATTCTGATATGAGCTGCGTTCATATATATGATATACAAAATAATAAATATTCTGGAGAGATTAAAGTTAACTCTATGCCCCATGGTATAGAGTTAGATAGCGAAAAAGGAAGACTCTTTGTTACTAGTATACAGAAAAATACGGTTGATATAGTTGATACACATACAAGAAAAGTGATACAAAGTATATCAGTAGGTAAAGAGCCTACTAGCATAATTAAAAAATCCTTTAATTAA
- a CDS encoding ABC transporter ATP-binding protein has translation MLEILDLNKSFKKKEVLKGISISLKTGVYGLLGPNGAGKTTLIRCIVNLYDITKGNIRFQGIDVTNNNAFSKNIGYLPQKFGLFKELTAYDNLQYFAALKKIPKESMDACIKESLEKVNLQDRINNKVSTLSGGMVRRLGIAQAILGDPQIIIFDEPTAGLDPEERIRFKNLLSSIKEDKIIIISTHIVEDVETCCNKMIIMNDGKIFKMGNSEEIISIARGKVFEVKQGIGIDSNWYVEKTFFRNGEEFLRILSNKKQGHKSLEPTIEDGYMCILKGI, from the coding sequence GTGTTAGAGATTTTAGATTTAAATAAATCATTTAAAAAAAAAGAAGTATTGAAAGGGATCTCTATAAGTTTAAAAACTGGGGTATATGGACTTTTAGGTCCAAATGGAGCAGGCAAAACAACGTTAATTAGGTGTATAGTTAACTTATATGATATCACTAAAGGAAATATAAGATTTCAAGGAATAGACGTTACTAATAATAATGCATTTTCAAAAAACATAGGATATCTTCCTCAAAAATTTGGATTATTTAAAGAATTAACTGCATATGATAATCTTCAATACTTTGCTGCTCTAAAAAAAATACCTAAGGAGTCTATGGATGCTTGTATTAAAGAGAGTTTGGAAAAAGTTAATTTACAAGATAGAATTAATAATAAAGTATCAACTTTATCTGGTGGGATGGTTAGAAGACTAGGTATTGCTCAAGCAATATTAGGAGATCCTCAAATAATAATTTTTGATGAACCAACTGCTGGACTTGACCCAGAAGAAAGAATAAGATTTAAAAATCTTTTGTCCTCTATAAAAGAGGACAAGATAATTATAATTTCTACCCATATTGTAGAAGATGTTGAAACATGTTGCAATAAAATGATAATCATGAATGATGGAAAAATATTTAAAATGGGAAATAGCGAAGAAATTATATCTATAGCAAGAGGAAAAGTTTTTGAAGTAAAACAAGGAATAGGAATCGATTCTAATTGGTATGTTGAAAAAACTTTTTTTAGAAATGGAGAAGAGTTTTTAAGGATACTTTCAAACAAAAAACAAGGACACAAAAGTTTAGAACCTACTATCGAAGATGGATATATGTGCATATTGAAAGGAATATAA
- a CDS encoding alpha/beta-type small acid-soluble spore protein translates to MASRNKVVVPEARQALNQMKLEIASELGLSNYDQVDKGNLTARQNGYVGGYMTKRLVEMAQRQMSGK, encoded by the coding sequence ATGGCTTCAAGAAATAAAGTTGTTGTTCCAGAAGCTCGCCAAGCTCTTAATCAAATGAAGTTAGAAATAGCTAGTGAGTTAGGTCTTTCTAATTATGATCAAGTAGACAAGGGTAATTTGACAGCTAGACAAAACGGATACGTTGGTGGATATATGACAAAACGTTTGGTTGAAATGGCTCAAAGACAAATGAGTGGAAAATAA
- a CDS encoding DUF4364 family protein — protein MFTNNSQQLAENKLLLLHIFDRIEFPMSNPQITQFVLENDIMNYFMLQQFLGELKDSKFIIEKQKDNEHIFIITEKGKSALSYFVNRIPKSQIDRIDQLLNVQKEKFIKNTQVKADYIKIKDDEYLVKLGVIEKDMPIINLKLSVANNKHAKQICEKWRESAPSLYGQIINLLIE, from the coding sequence ATGTTTACCAATAACTCTCAACAGTTAGCAGAAAACAAACTGCTTCTTCTTCATATATTTGATCGTATTGAGTTTCCAATGTCAAACCCACAGATTACTCAGTTTGTTTTAGAAAATGATATTATGAATTATTTTATGCTTCAACAATTTTTAGGTGAGCTAAAGGATTCAAAGTTTATTATTGAAAAACAAAAGGATAATGAACATATTTTTATAATTACAGAAAAGGGAAAAAGCGCATTAAGTTATTTTGTTAATCGTATCCCCAAATCTCAAATTGATCGAATAGATCAATTGTTAAATGTTCAAAAAGAAAAGTTTATAAAGAACACACAAGTTAAGGCTGATTACATAAAGATAAAAGATGATGAATATTTAGTTAAGCTTGGAGTAATTGAGAAAGACATGCCTATTATTAATTTAAAATTAAGTGTAGCTAATAATAAACATGCAAAACAAATTTGTGAAAAATGGCGTGAAAGTGCTCCAAGCCTGTATGGTCAAATTATCAATCTATTAATTGAATAG